From Apium graveolens cultivar Ventura chromosome 9, ASM990537v1, whole genome shotgun sequence, the proteins below share one genomic window:
- the LOC141684742 gene encoding BTB/POZ domain-containing protein SR1IP1-like: MADLIPQKATATPLLTDFTMSAKKQELLSDVMKRTSDWIFSQEIPRDVTVHAGGASFLLHKFPLVSKCGFFKRMVSESSGSDLSVIEIPDIPGGAEAFEFVSKFCYGINFDIGLHNIGILRCVAEYLEMTEDYAIGNLVGRTETYLNEVALKSLGGAVSILHSTESLLPIADKVRLVNRCIDAIALIASKENQFGSSAKVESGTVHSFSYQSKDIDHWWAEDLTILGIEMFRRVLIAMMAMGFNQYALGPVLMLYAKKSLRGLELFGKVRKKIEPQQEYQKRVVLETIVGLLPMEKNAMSVSFLSMLLRASIYLDTTVACRLNLEKRMALQLDQAVLDDLLIPSFFSITGDTLFDVDTVQRIMMNFLDREEGIFVDYNTDEVRLSPPQNDMERVEKLMEDYLAEIASDRNLNVLRFVNFAECMPELSRTNEDGMYRAIDIYLKAHPFISDTERKKVCSVMDCQKLSREACAHAAQSDRLPVQTVVQVLYYEQQRLREVMDSSISSGDSSTPASKVNVVSRDVQAVPDELSKLRKENQDLKLELGKLKMQLEDIKRKTVKSSPNTPLVITYPSADKPPLPPKSIMNSMTKKLGRLNLFVRADGTTPSKGRSKPSKDRRHSMS; this comes from the exons ATGGCGGACCTCATACCTCAGAAGGCTACGGCAACGCCTCTGCTCACAGACTTTACTATGTCTGCCAAGAAACAGGAGCTTCTTTCTGATGTCATGAAGAGGACCAGTGACTG GATCTTTTCACAAGAGATTCCAAGAGATGTCACAGTTCATGCTGGGGGAGCTTCATTTTTACTGCACAAG TTCCCACTAGTCTCAAAATGTGGATTTTTTAAAAGGATGGTGTCAGAATCTAGCGGCAGTGATCTGTCTGTCATTGAAATTCCTGACATACCTGGAGGAGCAGAAGCATTCGAATTCGTGTCAAAATTTTGTTATGGAATTAACTTTGACATAGGTCTGCACAATATTGGCATTCTCAGATGTGTGGCTGAGTATCTTGAGATGACAGAGGACTATGCAATAGGAAACTTGGTGGGACGAACTGAAACCTATTTGAATGAAGTTGCACTAAAAAGTCTAGGAGGGGCAGTATCAATCTTGCATTCAACAGAAAGCCTACTTCCTATAGCTGATAAAGTGAGACTGGTGAATCGATGTATAGATGCAATCGCACTTATAGCCTCCAAAGAAAACCAATTCGGTAGCTCAGCTAAGGTAGAGAGTGGCACTGTGCATTCTTTTTCATATCAATCTAAAGACATTGACCATTGGTGGGCTGAAGATTTAACTATCCTCGGAATTGAAATGTTCCGAAGGGTTCTGATTGCAATGATGGCAATGGGGTTCAATCAGTATGCACTTGGTCCAGTTCTGATGCTTTATGCCAAAAAATCGCTTCGAGGTTTG GAATTGTTTGGGAAGGTAAGGAAAAAGATAGAACCACAACAAGAGTACCAAAAGAGAGTTGTTTTAGAAACAATAGTTGGACTTCTGCCAATGGAGAAGAATGCCATGTCAGTTAGCTTCCTGTCAATGCTCCTCCGAGCTTCCATATATCTTGATACAACAGTTGCTTGCAGACTCAACTTGGAGAAGAGAATGGCCTTGCAACTTGACCAGGCTGTTTTAGATGACTTGCTGATACCTTCTTTTTTCTCCATTACTGGGGACACATTGTTTGATGTTGACACTGTGCAGCGTATCATGATGAATTTCCTTGATCGTGAAGAGGGAATTTTTGTGGACTACAACACGGATGAAGTACGTCTTTCACCACCCCAAAATGATATGGAGCGGGTAGAGAAGCTAATGGAAGATTACCTTGCTGAAATAGCCTCGGATCGTAACTTAAATGTTTTAAGGTTTGTTAATTTTGCAGAATGCATGCCTGAGCTTTCAAGGACAAATGAGGATGGGATGTACAGAGCCATAGACATCTACTTGAAG GCCCATCCTTTCATAAGTGACACGGAAAGGAAGAAAGTGTGCAGTGTGATGGACTGTCAGAAATTATCTCGTGAGGCCTGCGCTCATGCTGCTCAGAGTGATAGGCTTCCTGTTCAAACTGTTGTACAAGTCCTTTACTATGAGCAGCAGCGCCTTCGAGAGGTCATGGATAGCAGTATTTCAAGTGGAGATTCCTCAACTCCCGCATCTAAAGTAAATGTAGTGTCCAGAGATGTTCAAGCTGTACCAGACGAGCTCTCTAAATTACGAAAAGAAAATCAGGATTTGAAACTTGAGTTGGGCAAATTGAAAATGCAGTTGGAAGACATCAAGAGGAAGACAGTTAAATCATCACCTAACACTCCCTTGGTAATCACTTACCCATCCGCTGATAAACCTCCTTTGCCCCCGAAATCAATAATGAACTCCATGACCAAAAAACTAGGGCGACTTAATCTATTTGTTCGTGCTGATGGAACCACTCCCAGTAAAGGCCGAAGTAAACCTAGTAAAGATAGGAGGCATTCCATGTCTTGA